A single region of the Azospirillum fermentarium genome encodes:
- a CDS encoding outer membrane protein assembly factor BamB family protein, with the protein MTATPRSLSSLLLGASLLAFTLSGCDTMSGWFGKGDSKPLPGERIAVMTRESKIAVDPTLAGTPLVLPAAQTNAAWPQAGGPPDHAAGHLALAAQPAPAWRASIGSGSSGAEVLLGQPVVAGGRIYAMDAAGSVTALDEKTGSRLWSVSLRPEKERGDAPGGGVAFADGRLFASTGYGEVLALNPADGAVQWRKKVSGPVRGAPTVLGERVYALTIDNQIFALSVANGDTVWNHAGLVEAAGVLGAVSPAASPTLVVVPYSSGEIYALRAENGRVAWQDSLASIRRGAALGDLADIRALPVIDRGLVLAVGHSGRMVAIDERIGARVWEQDVGGVQTPATAGDWVFVSTNDAEVVALDRRSGRVRWVTQLELYKDAKEKRRPYVWAGPVVAGGRLWLAGSTGQLVALSPDTGAVVARQELPGAAYLPPVVANNTLYVLTDNGTLSAFR; encoded by the coding sequence ATGACCGCAACGCCCCGTTCCCTGTCTTCGCTGCTGCTCGGCGCCTCGCTCCTGGCCTTCACCCTGTCCGGCTGCGACACCATGAGCGGCTGGTTCGGCAAAGGCGACAGCAAGCCCTTGCCGGGTGAGCGCATCGCGGTCATGACCCGCGAGAGCAAGATCGCCGTCGATCCCACCCTGGCAGGCACGCCGCTGGTGTTGCCGGCCGCGCAGACCAACGCCGCCTGGCCCCAGGCCGGCGGGCCGCCGGACCACGCCGCGGGCCATCTGGCCCTGGCGGCGCAGCCCGCCCCGGCGTGGCGCGCCAGCATCGGCAGCGGCAGCAGCGGGGCCGAGGTGCTGCTGGGACAGCCGGTGGTCGCCGGCGGGCGGATCTATGCCATGGACGCCGCCGGATCGGTGACGGCCCTGGACGAGAAGACCGGCAGCCGCCTGTGGTCCGTCAGCCTGCGCCCGGAAAAGGAACGCGGCGATGCCCCCGGCGGCGGTGTCGCCTTTGCCGACGGGCGCCTGTTCGCCTCCACCGGCTATGGCGAGGTGCTGGCCCTGAACCCCGCCGACGGTGCGGTCCAATGGCGCAAGAAGGTGTCGGGCCCGGTGCGCGGGGCTCCCACGGTCCTGGGCGAACGGGTCTATGCGCTCACCATCGACAACCAGATCTTCGCCCTGTCGGTGGCCAACGGCGACACGGTGTGGAATCACGCCGGGCTGGTGGAAGCCGCCGGCGTTCTGGGGGCGGTCAGCCCGGCGGCATCGCCGACGCTGGTGGTGGTGCCCTATTCCTCGGGCGAGATCTACGCGCTGCGCGCCGAAAACGGGCGGGTGGCGTGGCAGGACAGCCTGGCCTCCATCCGCCGCGGGGCGGCGCTGGGGGATCTGGCCGACATCCGCGCCCTGCCGGTGATCGACCGCGGGCTGGTGCTGGCGGTCGGCCATTCGGGCCGGATGGTCGCCATCGACGAACGCATCGGCGCGCGGGTGTGGGAACAGGATGTGGGCGGGGTGCAGACCCCCGCCACGGCGGGCGATTGGGTCTTCGTCAGCACCAACGACGCCGAGGTGGTGGCGCTGGACCGCCGCTCGGGCCGCGTCCGCTGGGTCACGCAGCTTGAGCTGTACAAGGACGCCAAGGAAAAGCGGCGCCCCTACGTTTGGGCCGGGCCGGTGGTGGCCGGCGGGCGGCTGTGGCTGGCGGGGTCCACCGGCCAGCTTGTCGCCCTGTCGCCCGACACCGGTGCGGTGGTGGCGCGCCAGGAACTTCCCGGCGCCGCCTACTTGCCGCCGGTGGTCGCCAACAACACTCTCTATGTGCTGACCGACAACGGAACGCTCTCGGCGTTCCGCTGA